One segment of Triticum aestivum cultivar Chinese Spring chromosome 2A, IWGSC CS RefSeq v2.1, whole genome shotgun sequence DNA contains the following:
- the LOC123186645 gene encoding uncharacterized protein, giving the protein MSMADEQNDAGPPGAPHLLLLAVVVGLLVAWPLFLGGSREAVIDTIAKAIAELLGPVGLLLLPLGLLLLIHLLSCDGGSPDAVYHVGGSPIGVALMLVLILALLYYRSALFGSGGGDDK; this is encoded by the coding sequence ATGTCAATGGCGGACGAGCAGAACGACGCTGGCCCGCCCGGCGCGCCGCACTTGCTGCTGCTGGCGGTGGTGGTGGGGCTGCTGGTTGCGTGGCCGCTTTTCCTGGGTGGCAGCCGCGAGGCGGTCATCGATACCATCGCCAAAGCCATCGCCGAGCTGCTCGGCCCCGTGGGCCTGCTCCTCCTCCCGCTggggctcctcctcctcatccacctcctcTCCTGCGACGGCGGCTCGCCCGACGCCGTGTACCATGTCGGTGGATCCCCCATCGGCGTGGCGCTCATGCTGGTCCTCATCCTCGCCCTCCTCTACTACCGGTCGGCACTCTTCGGCAGCGGCGGAGGCGACGACAAGTAG